A genomic region of Bosea sp. 124 contains the following coding sequences:
- a CDS encoding DUF5681 domain-containing protein yields MSRDTDQPAVGYKNPPQHSRFQKGKSGNPSGRRKAKPQLNMFDELYKLMSEPIPIMKKGKQQSVSLLEALLRKTAEAALKGDSAARKDLIKLMELAPRVSEVDAGEMTKEQEDQLVALFLARQRRSDGGCDA; encoded by the coding sequence ATGTCGCGTGACACCGATCAGCCCGCTGTCGGGTACAAGAACCCGCCCCAACACAGCCGCTTTCAGAAGGGCAAAAGCGGCAATCCCTCCGGACGCCGCAAGGCCAAGCCCCAGCTCAACATGTTCGACGAGCTCTACAAGCTAATGTCGGAGCCAATCCCAATCATGAAAAAGGGCAAGCAGCAGTCGGTCTCGTTGCTGGAAGCGCTCCTGCGCAAAACGGCTGAAGCGGCACTCAAAGGTGATTCTGCGGCGCGAAAAGACCTGATCAAACTGATGGAATTGGCTCCGAGGGTCTCTGAGGTGGACGCTGGCGAGATGACGAAGGAGCAAGAGGACCAGTTGGTGGCGCTCTTCCTCGCGCGTCAGCGACGTTCCGATGGGGGCTGCGATGCCTGA
- the terL gene encoding phage terminase large subunit, translating into MPDQMLLNAILRRDLSSFIARSFMTLDPGTPYLPNWHIDAIAHQLTRVWRGECKRLIINVPPRSAKSICVTIAYTAWVIGHDPRKRIMAISYANELSLKHAADFRSVVTSGWYRRLFPGFAITTNRKNEIETSERGSRFAGSVGGSVLGRGADLIVIDDPINGLDAVLSAAERRRVTEFYDATLYSRLNDRINGAIIIVMQRLHQDDLVGHVLEKEAWEVLSIPAIAMEDATYRIGYGQDALHHRKAGEVLHPTREPIAWLDVAKRNLGTLNFSAQYQQNPLPDEGNAIKRDWLRSYEHQPDRFDLVVASWDTASTLSETSDWSVGTVWGARGQQYYLLNVVRGRWESPELRRKMMSIAEDYEVDATLIEDTELGRALSQDLRRTGKLYPLLQTARFDKTARLQAQAARFEAGQVFVPQQAHWLADYLVELLAFPTARHDDQVDSTSQALKYLTARTPVLSVRPQRVVRPQSRFQRA; encoded by the coding sequence ATGCCTGACCAGATGCTGCTCAATGCGATTCTACGTCGTGACCTGTCGAGCTTCATTGCCCGCAGCTTCATGACACTGGATCCCGGCACGCCCTATCTGCCGAACTGGCATATCGATGCGATTGCCCATCAGCTGACGCGGGTTTGGCGGGGTGAATGCAAGCGGCTCATCATCAATGTGCCGCCGCGCTCGGCCAAGTCGATCTGCGTCACCATCGCCTATACCGCCTGGGTGATAGGCCATGATCCGCGCAAGCGGATCATGGCGATCAGCTATGCCAACGAACTCTCGCTAAAGCACGCTGCCGATTTCCGCAGCGTGGTAACGAGCGGGTGGTACCGCAGGCTGTTTCCGGGGTTCGCAATCACGACCAATCGCAAGAACGAGATCGAGACCAGCGAGCGGGGTTCACGCTTCGCCGGTTCGGTCGGGGGCTCCGTGCTCGGGCGTGGCGCCGATCTGATCGTTATCGATGATCCCATCAACGGTCTCGATGCAGTGCTCTCGGCCGCCGAACGGCGTCGTGTAACGGAGTTCTACGATGCGACGCTGTATTCGCGCCTGAACGATCGGATCAACGGCGCCATCATCATCGTGATGCAGCGCCTCCACCAGGATGATCTCGTCGGTCACGTCCTGGAAAAAGAGGCGTGGGAGGTGCTGTCGATTCCCGCCATCGCAATGGAGGACGCGACCTATCGGATCGGGTACGGCCAGGACGCGCTGCATCATCGCAAGGCAGGCGAAGTGCTCCATCCGACCCGCGAGCCGATCGCGTGGCTGGACGTTGCCAAGCGCAATCTCGGCACGCTGAATTTCTCCGCGCAATATCAGCAAAATCCGCTGCCGGATGAAGGCAATGCGATCAAGCGCGACTGGCTCCGGTCCTATGAGCATCAGCCTGATCGGTTCGATCTGGTGGTCGCTTCGTGGGACACCGCCTCGACTTTGTCGGAGACCTCGGACTGGTCGGTTGGCACGGTCTGGGGGGCGCGGGGTCAGCAGTATTACCTGCTCAACGTCGTGCGCGGTCGTTGGGAGAGCCCGGAACTGCGGCGCAAGATGATGTCGATTGCCGAGGATTACGAGGTCGATGCGACACTGATCGAGGATACGGAGCTTGGCCGGGCACTGTCTCAGGATCTGCGCCGAACGGGGAAGCTCTATCCGCTCTTGCAGACCGCGCGGTTCGACAAGACGGCACGGCTCCAGGCGCAGGCGGCGCGGTTTGAAGCGGGACAGGTGTTTGTGCCGCAGCAGGCGCATTGGCTGGCTGACTATCTCGTCGAACTGTTGGCCTTCCCGACAGCGCGTCATGACGATCAGGTCGATTCGACGAGCCAGGCGTTGAAATACCTCACGGCGCGTACGCCGGTGCTTTCCGTCAGACCGCAGAGAGTCGTCCGACCGCAGTCACGATTCCAGCGGGCTTAG
- a CDS encoding ChuX/HutX family heme-like substrate-binding protein, producing MQFSNGAGDVMFKVFVRRDASRALLPDQLERFEALKTKFV from the coding sequence GTGCAGTTCTCCAACGGGGCTGGCGACGTCATGTTCAAGGTCTTCGTGCGACGAGATGCCAGTCGCGCGCTGTTGCCAGATCAGTTAGAGCGTTTCGAGGCCCTCAAGACGAAATTTGTCTGA
- a CDS encoding IS3 family transposase, producing MKAESRLSLAPTRMSWRFGGIESPTRCTITWIEAANTPASTSKDLLTENCVTGYMSRSSNVLNNAPMQSFFTLLKAERVRGRVRWTRDAPMADMFDYIEQFYNTIRSHSMLGYISLVVFAKKAESAQLAATDPGARH from the coding sequence ATGAAGGCCGAGTCACGGCTAAGCTTAGCACCGACGCGCATGTCATGGCGATTTGGCGGCATCGAAAGCCCGACGCGCTGCACCATTACTTGGATTGAAGCAGCCAATACACCAGCCAGCACTTCCAAGGATCTGCTGACTGAGAACTGCGTTACTGGCTATATGAGCCGTTCGAGCAATGTCTTGAACAACGCTCCCATGCAGAGCTTCTTTACATTGCTTAAAGCCGAGCGCGTGAGGGGCAGGGTCCGCTGGACGCGCGACGCCCCCATGGCCGACATGTTCGACTACATTGAGCAGTTCTACAACACGATCCGCAGTCACTCGATGCTTGGCTACATCAGCCTGGTCGTGTTCGCCAAGAAGGCCGAATCCGCTCAATTGGCGGCCACAGATCCGGGAGCACGCCACTAG
- a CDS encoding acyltransferase, protein MRGLDALRGLAAIGVVIHHLEQSRLFFGLSTNWSNVGIFRLGGLGVSFFFVLSGFLITNLLLLEMKRNGRVDIRHFYTRRILRIWPLYFFITLISFFILPYMTILAIPGQSQEIAFFWQKLSLFLGLSAHLATTFYDPVPYGAVLWSVGVEEWFYLLWPLVFLGHPRLKYMSVITIIPLFVILRGTMNWDYSFYFLSQLRFDNIAVGAFAAMAFQADHIPWIRRTLDFSSSESTWTLFLVLLTFFLTAGIGFKSLDQPIYSTLFAVIILGAARSGRGGWVLNNSILSFAGKVSFGAYCYNWITLVLTLKLLMAFNVQSARTSHILHYVVGFGLTFGVAWLSYRWLEKPFLSLKDRDFAPRNGDHFTSEASSSPR, encoded by the coding sequence TTGCGCGGCCTTGACGCACTGCGGGGATTGGCCGCAATCGGAGTTGTTATCCATCACCTTGAGCAATCGCGTTTATTTTTCGGTCTATCGACGAACTGGAGCAATGTTGGTATTTTTCGCTTGGGAGGTTTGGGGGTCTCGTTTTTCTTTGTCCTCAGCGGATTTCTGATAACTAATCTTTTATTGCTAGAGATGAAACGTAACGGCCGGGTCGATATTCGCCATTTTTATACGCGTCGAATACTACGAATTTGGCCACTATATTTCTTTATCACGCTCATAAGCTTCTTTATTCTGCCCTATATGACAATCCTTGCGATCCCAGGACAATCGCAGGAGATCGCCTTTTTTTGGCAAAAACTCAGTCTGTTTTTGGGTCTTTCGGCCCACCTCGCCACGACGTTCTACGACCCCGTGCCTTACGGCGCAGTTCTATGGTCGGTTGGCGTTGAGGAGTGGTTTTATCTACTCTGGCCGCTCGTATTCCTCGGGCACCCTCGTTTGAAATACATGTCCGTCATTACTATAATACCGCTTTTCGTTATACTCCGGGGCACGATGAATTGGGATTATTCTTTTTACTTTCTGTCGCAGCTTCGGTTTGACAACATCGCGGTCGGCGCCTTTGCTGCCATGGCATTTCAGGCCGATCACATTCCATGGATTCGTCGAACGCTTGATTTTTCATCATCTGAATCCACATGGACACTATTCTTAGTTTTGTTGACTTTCTTTCTTACTGCTGGCATTGGCTTCAAATCTCTCGACCAGCCCATCTATTCGACACTGTTTGCGGTTATTATTCTTGGTGCAGCCAGAAGCGGGCGGGGCGGCTGGGTGCTTAACAATAGTATATTATCTTTCGCTGGAAAGGTATCTTTTGGCGCCTACTGTTATAATTGGATAACCTTGGTCTTGACGTTGAAGCTACTGATGGCATTCAACGTCCAGAGCGCCCGAACGTCGCACATTTTACATTACGTGGTAGGCTTTGGGCTGACGTTCGGCGTTGCCTGGCTGTCTTATCGCTGGCTTGAAAAGCCGTTCCTGTCGCTCAAGGATCGGGACTTTGCACCTCGAAACGGCGATCACTTTACTTCCGAGGCGTCCTCATCGCCGCGCTGA
- the terL gene encoding phage terminase large subunit, whose protein sequence is MRGSKFDKTARLQAQAARFEAGQVFVPQQAHWLADYLVELLAFPTARRNDQVDPTSQALKYLTARTPVLPARQQKIARRCKRQCWGACCGLGTPQANFTA, encoded by the coding sequence ATAAGAGGCTCGAAGTTCGACAAGACGGCACGGCTCCAGGCGCAGGCGGCGCGGTTTGAAGCGGGACAGGTGTTTGTGCCGCAGCAGGCGCATTGGCTGGCTGACTATCTCGTCGAACTGTTGGCCTTCCCGACAGCGCGTCGTAACGATCAGGTCGATCCGACCAGCCAGGCGCTCAAATACCTCACGGCGCGTACGCCGGTGCTCCCCGCTAGGCAGCAGAAGATCGCCCGACGCTGCAAGAGGCAGTGCTGGGGAGCATGTTGTGGCTTGGGCACGCCCCAAGCTAATTTTACTGCGTGA
- a CDS encoding lambda exonuclease family protein encodes MSDVLEIITCEQGSPEWAKSRLGIPTASEFAAILTKGRGGAESRTRLSYLYKLVGERLTGEPAETISTFHMERGKLMEDEACSVYGYVAGASCERIGFLRRGRAGASPDALIGHDGLLEIKTKLPHLMVETILRGEFPLEHKAQCQGQLWIAQREWIDIAVYWPGLPIFITRAGRDEAYIRDLADAVDAFNTELDLTVDRVRSYGLAKPA; translated from the coding sequence ATGAGCGACGTGCTCGAGATCATCACATGCGAGCAAGGCTCGCCGGAATGGGCCAAAAGCCGACTCGGCATTCCGACAGCATCGGAGTTTGCCGCGATTCTGACCAAGGGGCGTGGCGGCGCTGAGAGCAGGACCCGTCTGAGCTATCTCTACAAGCTTGTCGGCGAGCGCCTGACGGGCGAACCGGCGGAGACGATCAGCACTTTCCACATGGAACGCGGCAAGCTGATGGAGGACGAGGCCTGCAGCGTCTACGGCTACGTCGCAGGCGCAAGCTGCGAGCGCATCGGCTTCCTTCGCCGCGGCCGGGCGGGAGCCTCACCCGATGCTCTGATCGGGCATGACGGCCTGCTCGAGATCAAGACCAAGTTGCCGCATCTGATGGTCGAGACCATCCTGCGAGGTGAGTTCCCGCTCGAGCACAAGGCGCAATGTCAAGGGCAGCTCTGGATCGCGCAGCGTGAATGGATCGACATCGCTGTTTATTGGCCTGGCCTGCCGATCTTCATCACCCGGGCCGGCCGTGATGAAGCCTATATCCGCGATCTGGCTGATGCGGTCGATGCGTTCAACACGGAACTCGACCTCACTGTCGATCGGGTCAGGTCCTATGGCCTGGCAAAGCCGGCGTGA
- a CDS encoding ERF family protein, with product MEGPMTRLARNNRASEAPSPIPPPSLSLLSAALARGADGEMLERLIGFHERSQAHEARKAFEKALSTAKAKIPVITKNRQALLGRQPYRHEDLAEIARTITPILARNGLSYRFRSQSTGALVTVVCVISHRDGYSEENCLSASPDESCEKNSIQAIGSTLTYLQRMTLKAALGLAASDDDDGQAAGASAAISRQQARELIDLIDEVGADKDALLQFFQIKGITDLPTARFRQALTMLNSRRTN from the coding sequence ATGGAGGGACCGATGACGAGATTAGCCCGCAACAATCGAGCGAGTGAGGCGCCTTCGCCGATCCCGCCGCCCTCGCTGAGTTTGTTGAGCGCCGCCCTAGCGAGAGGTGCCGATGGCGAGATGCTGGAGCGCCTGATTGGATTCCACGAGCGCTCGCAAGCTCATGAGGCGCGCAAAGCCTTCGAGAAGGCGCTCTCTACTGCCAAGGCCAAGATCCCGGTGATCACCAAGAACCGCCAGGCCTTGTTGGGCCGGCAGCCCTATCGCCATGAGGATTTGGCCGAGATCGCGCGAACCATCACGCCGATCCTGGCCAGGAACGGGCTGTCCTATCGGTTCCGTTCACAGAGCACAGGCGCACTCGTCACGGTCGTCTGCGTGATCTCGCATCGTGACGGCTATAGCGAAGAGAACTGCCTCTCGGCCAGCCCCGACGAGAGCTGTGAGAAGAACAGCATCCAGGCGATCGGCTCGACCTTGACCTATCTGCAGCGGATGACGCTGAAGGCAGCGCTCGGGCTTGCCGCCTCCGATGACGATGATGGTCAAGCCGCTGGCGCATCAGCCGCGATCTCCCGCCAGCAGGCTCGCGAGCTCATCGACCTGATTGACGAGGTTGGCGCCGACAAGGACGCGCTGCTGCAGTTCTTTCAGATCAAGGGCATCACCGACCTGCCGACCGCGCGGTTCCGCCAGGCACTCACCATGCTCAACTCCAGGAGGACGAACTGA
- a CDS encoding SIS domain-containing protein produces MHSSAFFARAADICSQIDVTKVEKLADELVALRERGGRLFILGVGGSAGNASHAVNDFRKLCGIETYSPIDNVSELTARTNDEGWETVFAGWLEVSRLNSDDALLIYSVGGGDVERNVSVNMIRAIDLAKERGAKVFGIVGRDSGYTAKTGDVVVVVPQVAPDWVTPLSEAFQAVVWHSLVSNPKLQKRATKW; encoded by the coding sequence ATGCATTCCAGTGCTTTCTTTGCGAGAGCGGCCGACATCTGCTCCCAGATCGACGTCACAAAGGTCGAGAAGCTCGCCGACGAGCTTGTCGCTTTGCGCGAGCGGGGTGGACGCCTATTCATCCTCGGCGTCGGCGGCAGCGCGGGCAATGCCAGCCATGCGGTCAATGACTTTCGAAAGCTTTGCGGCATCGAGACCTATTCGCCGATTGATAACGTATCGGAATTGACCGCTCGCACGAATGACGAAGGCTGGGAAACGGTTTTCGCGGGCTGGCTCGAGGTCAGCCGCCTCAATAGCGACGATGCGCTGCTGATCTATTCCGTGGGTGGCGGCGACGTAGAGCGCAACGTCAGCGTGAACATGATTCGCGCGATCGACCTCGCCAAGGAGCGCGGCGCGAAAGTCTTCGGCATCGTCGGTCGCGACAGCGGTTATACGGCAAAGACAGGCGACGTCGTGGTTGTCGTTCCTCAGGTTGCCCCGGACTGGGTGACCCCGCTCTCGGAGGCCTTCCAGGCGGTCGTCTGGCACAGCCTCGTCTCGAACCCGAAGCTGCAGAAGCGCGCCACGAAGTGGTGA
- a CDS encoding HAD family hydrolase, translating into MTGVPAVFLDRDGVIVVPEFRDGRSYAPVNIEGFALYPQIAPSLQALKAEGFRIVVVTNQPDVGKGLISPTVLAEMHRLMCEALPIDEVKVCTHTRDDACDCRKPRAGMLFAAAHENGLSLLDSYMVGDRDSDIEAGKEAGCRTVFIDLSYTSEPKPLDPDWVVSSLQEAANVILADKQKRNARCPPSTP; encoded by the coding sequence ATGACGGGAGTTCCTGCCGTTTTTCTTGACCGGGATGGCGTCATTGTCGTCCCGGAATTCCGGGACGGCCGTAGCTATGCTCCCGTGAATATCGAGGGTTTCGCGCTTTACCCACAAATCGCGCCCTCGTTGCAAGCGCTCAAAGCGGAAGGTTTCCGCATCGTCGTCGTCACCAACCAGCCCGATGTCGGCAAGGGGCTTATTTCCCCCACAGTTTTGGCAGAGATGCACCGCCTCATGTGTGAGGCACTGCCAATCGACGAGGTGAAGGTCTGCACCCACACGCGCGACGACGCCTGCGACTGCCGCAAGCCGCGAGCCGGGATGCTTTTCGCTGCAGCCCACGAAAACGGCCTCTCGCTTCTCGACAGCTATATGGTAGGAGACCGCGATAGCGATATCGAAGCGGGAAAGGAAGCCGGCTGCAGAACGGTCTTTATCGACCTGTCCTACACCTCCGAACCGAAGCCGCTCGATCCCGACTGGGTTGTCTCCTCCCTGCAGGAGGCCGCCAACGTCATTCTCGCCGACAAACAAAAAAGGAATGCAAGATGTCCGCCCTCGACTCCCTGA
- a CDS encoding transaldolase, producing MSALDSLKVKIFADGAELDGIVKMSQNPRIKGFTTNPTLMRKAGVTDYEAFARKIIATVPSYPVSFEVFADDFDEMIAQGRAIATWGANVNVKVPVTDTKGNFAGRVIETLSKEGVVLNVTAIMTVEQVKAIAKVLDPEVAAIISVFAGRIADTGVDPMPLMRECVAALKSCPKAELLWASPRELLNIFHADEVGCKIITVTNDVLAKLALVGKDLEEYSRETVQMFYKDASASAFTIDSSKAAA from the coding sequence ATGTCCGCCCTCGACTCCCTGAAGGTTAAGATCTTCGCCGACGGCGCAGAGCTCGATGGCATCGTTAAGATGTCACAGAATCCCCGGATCAAGGGCTTTACCACTAACCCGACGCTGATGCGCAAGGCGGGCGTCACCGATTACGAGGCCTTTGCCCGCAAGATCATCGCGACTGTTCCGAGCTATCCTGTCTCCTTCGAGGTCTTCGCGGATGACTTCGACGAAATGATCGCGCAGGGTCGCGCGATCGCGACGTGGGGGGCCAATGTCAACGTCAAGGTGCCGGTCACCGATACCAAGGGCAACTTCGCCGGCCGCGTGATCGAAACCCTCTCGAAGGAGGGTGTCGTCCTCAACGTCACGGCGATCATGACGGTCGAACAGGTCAAGGCGATCGCCAAGGTTCTGGACCCCGAGGTCGCCGCAATCATCTCGGTCTTCGCCGGCCGCATCGCCGATACCGGCGTGGATCCGATGCCGCTGATGCGCGAATGCGTCGCGGCCCTCAAGAGCTGTCCCAAGGCCGAGCTGCTCTGGGCGAGCCCGCGCGAGCTGCTTAACATTTTCCACGCCGACGAGGTGGGTTGCAAGATCATCACCGTCACCAACGACGTCCTCGCCAAGCTGGCGCTGGTCGGCAAGGACCTTGAGGAATATTCGCGCGAGACCGTGCAGATGTTCTACAAGGACGCCTCGGCGTCCGCCTTCACCATCGACTCGTCCAAGGCCGCGGCGTAA